In the Syntrophorhabdus sp. genome, GGCGTGACCTTACGCGTCAGGGCCGGCGAGGTGGTGGGCCTTCTGGGGCGCAACGGCGCGGGAAAGTCGACCACCATGAAGAGCATCATGGGCATCGTGCCGCCGCGGAAGGGAACGATCACCTTCAAGGGGACCGGGATCGCCGGGCGCAAGCCCTTCATGCTTTTCCGCCAGGGTATCGGCTATGTCCCCGACGACCGCAGGGTCTTTGCCGATCTCTGCGTCGATGACAACCTGGAAATAGTCCATCGTCGGGGCAACGAATGGGACAAGGAAAGGGTGTACGGTCTTTTCCCCGCCCTGAGGGAAATACGGTCGCGCCGTGCCGGGCACTTAAGCGGCGGCGAACAGCAGATGCTCACCATAGCGAGGGCGCTCATGGGGAGCCCCGAGCTTTTGCTCCTCGACGAGCCCACGGAGGGCCTCGCCCCGCTCATCGTCCGGGACCTGGAAGAGCAGATCCTGAGGCTCAAAGAGGCCGGCATCAGCATCCTCCTGTCGGAGCAGAACGTCCGCTCGGCCTTGAAGATGATCACCAGGGCCTACGTCATCGATAACGGCAGGATCCGCTTCGAAGGCACGGTTCAGGAACTGGAAGCGAATGAAGAGGTGAAACGGAAGTATCTTATGATCTAGTTTTCGCCTTCGCGAAAACCAGATCCGTTCCAGGTTCCAGGGTTCAAGAGTTCAAGGGGAAGGACAGGGAAACGAAGTTCCTGATACTCTTGAACCCTTGAACCCTGGAACCGTCTTTTTTGTCTTTCTTTTGGTGCGGTTTTCCTATAGAATTTATACATGTTCATAACGTTGGCGAGAGTATGGAGGCTTCTTTTCGTCGGAGTGTTCGCCGTCGCCTTTGGCGTTTCGTCCGTTCATGCCATGGGCGACCTCGGCATTGTTGTGGAGACGCTCACG is a window encoding:
- a CDS encoding ABC transporter ATP-binding protein, which codes for MLDVNAIDTYYGLSHILFGVTLRVRAGEVVGLLGRNGAGKSTTMKSIMGIVPPRKGTITFKGTGIAGRKPFMLFRQGIGYVPDDRRVFADLCVDDNLEIVHRRGNEWDKERVYGLFPALREIRSRRAGHLSGGEQQMLTIARALMGSPELLLLDEPTEGLAPLIVRDLEEQILRLKEAGISILLSEQNVRSALKMITRAYVIDNGRIRFEGTVQELEANEEVKRKYLMI